From Brassica oleracea var. oleracea cultivar TO1000 chromosome C3, BOL, whole genome shotgun sequence, a single genomic window includes:
- the LOC106329377 gene encoding RING-H2 finger protein ATL65-like → MRFAAPPPLSGDISPVPSPAPSPYLSPHSGEAEEILSRSTDPPLQFSPPLIAMVVVLAATFLFVTYSRLISRRFISPILRRFRRWRSRRRRLLHLSSASTSSSDRRSFSPFPFDSFHYSSYSPYGLDDSVIKTLPLFLYSAAACTGKASAADCAVCLLEFEDGDYVRTLPLCFHAFHVECIDEWLRSHPNCPLCRTAILRSGVVAPTSPFVPLMAPRIRPSFDDEIAAAATIDEEITASVEEQSPALSRFRELKRSYSFDYEREESAATASPWRHRRSTWSKQQRQSPFGNLISKSRVFSLRYHRSAKSRRRSGVFFPISERIPATGSSSRRTKSMTSPMFFRTAPHSSSRLRCGDPEALLSPERWRRGDTCRVDM, encoded by the coding sequence ATGCGATTCGCGGCGCCACCGCCGCTTTCCGGCGATATCTCACCGGTTCCCTCACCGGCGCCTTCACCATATCTTTCACCGCATTCTGGTGAAGCCGAAGAGATCCTTTCCCGTTCTACGGATCCTCCTTTACAGTTCAGTCCTCCGTTGATCGCTATGGTGGTTGTTTTAGCCGCCACTTTTCTCTTCGTGACCTACTCTCGCCTCATCTCCCGCCGTTTTATTTCTCCCATTCTCCGTCGTTTTCGACGGTGGAGATCCCGTCGTCGCCGACTCCTTCATCTATCCTCTGCTTCAACTTCATCCTCTGATCGCCGATCGTTTTCCCCGTTCCCTTTCGACTCTTTCCACTACTCCTCCTACTCTCCTTACGGATTAGATGATTCCGTTATCAAAACGCTTCCTCTGTTTCTCTACTCCGCCGCCGCTTGCACCGGGAAAGCCTCCGCCGCCGACTGCGCTGTTTGTTTGTTGGAGTTCGAGGATGGAGATTACGTGCGTACGCTTCCGTTATGCTTCCATGCTTTTCACGTTGAGTGCATCGATGAGTGGCTACGATCTCATCCTAACTGTCCGCTCTGCCGCACGGCGATTCTCCGATCCGGCGTCGTTGCGCCTACGTCGCCGTTCGTCCCGTTAATGGCTCCTCGGATTCGTCCAAGCTTCGACGACGAGATCGCTGCTGCTGCGACGATCGATGAGGAGATCACAGCGTCAGTGGAAGAGCAATCACCGGCGCTCTCTCGGTTTCGGGAGCTGAAGCGATCTTACTCGTTCGATTACGAGAGGGAAGAATCGGCGGCGACGGCGTCACCGTGGAGACACCGTCGATCCACGTGGAGCAAGCAGCAGCGTCAGTCTCCCTTCGGGAACCTGATATCGAAATCGAGAGTGTTCTCGTTGCGTTACCACAGAAGCGCGAAATCGCGGCGGAGATCGGGAGTTTTTTTCCCGATATCGGAGCGGATTCCGGCGACGGGAAGCTCGTCGCGGCGGACGAAGTCAATGACGAGTCCGATGTTCTTCAGGACAGCACCGCACTCGTCGAGCCGGCTGAGATGCGGTGATCCGGAGGCACTGTTGTCGCCGGAGAGATGGAGGAGAGGGGACACGTGTAGGGTGGATATGTAA
- the LOC106333369 gene encoding proteasome assembly chaperone 2-like, with protein sequence MEFVVEEGKRVNEECSTLIQPALSIGNVGQLAVDLLVSSTGADRVGYLDDPYLLPCVGNDAYGPLPCGEIALPLEVYESPSTATTLAQQRSPVAKGMMIKFAENIADFAASGGKKHVIVLSSLDFQRLHHNLDMSRGPQVYYLSNAEANGRDEHCEMLGFGRLNEYDSEGRCWKYLSSVFDENCKEELTFPSEDELEDIDYYPSLPFAALFSAFKARGLKVTCLLCYCSEGDNIPDAFLLAEAASKLTGLTPDKFHGEEGGKWQIPYSWKSMYGAPPDMSMF encoded by the exons ATGGAGTTTGTTGTTGAAGAAGGAAAGCGAGTGAATGAAGAATGCTCCACTTTGAT CCAGCCTGCATTATCAATTGGGAACGTAGGGCAGCTCGCTGTTGATCTTCTAGTGTCATCTACTGGTGCAGACAGAGTTGGTTATCTCGATGATCCTTATCTGCTTCCTTGCGTTGGAAACGACGCTTATGGCCCTCTTCCTTGTGGCGAAATTGCTCTTCCTCTCGAGG TTTATGAGTCACCTTCAACTGCTACTACTCTTGCTCAGCAACGGTCTCCGGTTGCAAAG GGAATGATGATTAAATTTGCGGAGAACATAGCAGATTTTGCTGCTTCAGGTGGAAAGAAGCATGTGATTGTGCTTTCGAGTTTAGACTTCCAAAGGCTGCATCATAACTTGGATATGTCTCG AGGCCCTCAGGTGTATTATCTGTCCAACGCCGAAGCTAATGGAAGAGATGAACACTGTGAGATGCTAGGATTTGGAAGATTGAATGAGTATGATTCAGAAGGAAGATGTTGGAAGTATCTTAGCTCTGTCTTTGACGAGAACTGTAAAGAAGAGCTGACTTTCCCTTCAGAAGATGAGCTTGAAGACATAGACTATTACCCCAGCTTGCCATTTGCAGCTCTTTTCTCAGCTTTTAAG GCAAGAGGCTTGAAGGTGACATGCCTGCTATGTTACTGTTCTGAAGGAGACAACATTCCTGATGCTTTCCTTCTAGCAGAGGCTGCATCTAAGCTTACCGGTTTAACTCCTGACAAGTTCCATG GGGAAGAAGGTGGTAAATGGCAGATACCGTATTCGTGGAAGAGTATGTATGGAGCTCCTCCGGATATGTCCATGTTTTAA